A single region of the Candidatus Zixiibacteriota bacterium genome encodes:
- a CDS encoding response regulator — protein MLGKIRLLIVDDELKFLDSIAKRLELRDFEITKATNGEQALEIARKERFDLVLLDLKMPGLNGKQVLEILKKEHKYLEVIILTGHGSLDSAVECTRLGAFDYLPKPYELEHLLEKLQKAYEARLQKKFEADQERLEKIAELATGNSALGILRELRKLDDEEK, from the coding sequence ATGTTAGGCAAGATAAGGCTCCTCATAGTGGATGATGAACTGAAGTTCCTCGATTCGATTGCGAAACGACTGGAACTTCGAGATTTCGAAATAACAAAGGCGACTAATGGCGAGCAGGCACTTGAAATCGCGCGCAAAGAGAGATTCGATCTGGTTCTTCTCGATCTGAAGATGCCCGGCCTCAACGGCAAGCAGGTGCTGGAAATCCTCAAGAAAGAACATAAGTATCTCGAAGTCATAATCCTCACCGGTCACGGCTCGCTCGATTCTGCGGTGGAATGCACGCGGCTTGGTGCGTTCGACTACCTGCCGAAACCATACGAACTGGAGCACCTCCTCGAAAAGCTCCAGAAGGCTTATGAAGCGAGATTGCAGAAGAAGTTCGAGGCCGATCAGGAGCGACTCGAGAAGATAGCTGAACTTGCGACCGGCAACAGCGCCCTGGGCATCCTGCGCGAATTGCGCAAACTCGATGATGAAGAGAAGTAG
- a CDS encoding phage terminase large subunit family protein has translation MRRPGIVSVATFSQRYLKKRVPELAAPATRAISDPLAEWAVERVRLEGLPFRFEGHEYLRAIYDDTSPYVVLSKAAQIGGTTWAILRSLHACLTGLNVVYFFPTRTDVLDFSKTRVSPLLADNPFLSEMMTDTDTAGLKRIGDSYLYLRGMQSTVGMKSVPADMVVFDELDETSPAAKAMAKERLAHSDYKRIIELSNPSLPEYGIDEQYQKSDQRHWTLRCPACGHWTAPVKEFPVRLGQDVKIIRRRSDGTYFLACTKCGGELDIAAGEWVADFPGRPIHGYRISQLFSSKIDPGEIITEYQTTRYPDRFYNLKIGIPWADLERRLDIMSVLKLCGDSPMFERCDRGSCVMGVDTGKQLHVTVLREDGIDREKRHLIHLAVCHDFSDLDEIMEKFRVWRCVIDGLPETHATRDFARRHRGKVFLCFFNESQRGVPRWDNESFTVQMNRTEALDASRAAVREKKLTLPRHQPIIEEFARHMASDAKILEENEETGVKKYKYVRTGEDHFSLAFTYAWLAASDHRLRAGTWGH, from the coding sequence ATGAGAAGACCAGGGATAGTATCCGTCGCCACATTCTCGCAGCGCTACCTGAAGAAAAGGGTACCGGAATTGGCGGCTCCGGCAACGCGAGCAATTAGTGATCCGCTGGCGGAGTGGGCCGTGGAGCGTGTACGACTGGAAGGTCTCCCTTTCCGGTTTGAGGGACACGAGTACCTCCGGGCTATATATGACGACACCTCTCCATATGTGGTCCTGAGCAAGGCTGCACAGATCGGTGGCACAACATGGGCTATTCTCAGAAGTCTGCACGCATGTCTCACAGGACTCAATGTCGTCTACTTCTTTCCGACCAGAACCGATGTCCTCGACTTCTCAAAGACCAGAGTCAGTCCGCTGCTTGCAGACAATCCCTTCCTCTCTGAAATGATGACCGATACCGATACTGCGGGATTGAAGAGAATCGGAGATTCGTATCTGTACCTCCGAGGAATGCAATCGACTGTCGGCATGAAATCAGTCCCCGCTGACATGGTCGTCTTCGATGAGTTGGATGAAACCTCACCCGCGGCCAAGGCGATGGCCAAGGAACGTCTGGCTCATTCGGATTACAAGCGCATCATAGAACTATCGAATCCCTCTTTGCCAGAATATGGGATCGATGAGCAGTATCAGAAATCGGACCAAAGGCACTGGACTTTGCGTTGCCCGGCTTGTGGGCACTGGACGGCTCCGGTGAAAGAGTTCCCTGTGAGATTGGGTCAGGATGTTAAGATCATCCGACGACGAAGCGACGGTACCTACTTCCTTGCATGCACCAAGTGTGGCGGGGAACTCGATATAGCAGCTGGCGAGTGGGTTGCTGACTTCCCGGGACGGCCCATTCATGGATACCGTATCTCACAGCTCTTTTCTTCGAAGATCGATCCGGGCGAGATCATCACAGAGTACCAGACTACTCGGTATCCCGATAGATTCTACAACCTCAAGATCGGCATTCCCTGGGCTGATCTCGAGAGGCGTCTCGATATCATGTCTGTACTCAAGCTCTGCGGTGATTCTCCGATGTTTGAGCGCTGCGACCGAGGCAGTTGCGTTATGGGTGTTGATACCGGTAAGCAACTGCACGTGACTGTTCTGAGAGAAGACGGCATTGATCGCGAGAAGCGCCATCTGATTCATCTGGCTGTTTGTCATGACTTCTCGGATCTGGATGAGATCATGGAGAAGTTCCGCGTATGGCGATGCGTGATCGATGGGCTTCCTGAGACTCATGCAACACGAGACTTTGCACGCAGACATCGAGGGAAGGTCTTCCTCTGCTTCTTCAACGAGAGCCAGCGCGGAGTACCGAGGTGGGACAACGAATCCTTCACGGTCCAAATGAATCGCACCGAGGCGCTGGATGCCTCAAGAGCTGCTGTTCGAGAGAAGAAACTGACTCTGCCGCGTCATCAGCCGATCATCGAGGAGTTTGCGCGGCACATGGCCTCTGATGCGAAGATATTGGAGGAAAACGAGGAGACCGGCGTTAAGAAATACAAGTACGTCCGCACCGGTGAGGACCACTTCAGCTTGGCATTCACCTACGCGTGGCTCGCCGCATCCGATCACCGACTGAGGGCAGGCACATGGGGGCACTAG
- a CDS encoding anion permease, producing the protein MSRLLLIDDEEKFRTSLSQRLKLRGYDTVELSSGEDAVKLVRSDKDIDVVILDRKMPGMSGEEVLMELKRFRPELQVIMLTGHGSIKSAMETGRLDAYRYLEKPYEFEKLIQTIDEAREDKIQVLAKHEIPQSSKGSTWGWLKGSHNSRPGVIILGIVLFAAIVLAPAPDRMMQLISSPKVGQTSDPILGYSGYTKMQVGENIAEYYGRTSKLGSTRVDSQGVKVSEPLTPSGASFRARVMLGTLLVAALFWATGAIPIGITALLVGAFMYFLGVMKPDDIAKAYSKDAVIFIFGVLAMSTAISKTGLDRRIGLLLLGPAKNLKLLLFLVLPMFGMACSFVSEHALIAFIMPLFMMVYATCVRAAGAKQDKALAVMFVLSLCFVANCGGPGSPAAGGRNAVMLGILTDYGVAPSFGEWVQYGLPFVPVMALVIGTYFFLIFRKKLKVGNLDVSSVVKQAAKKIGPMNQKEYITAFALVGLIILWITASDKLGMGGPVILCLIVLNILRVLRWRDVARIPWDVVALYASACALGQGLAVTGAALYLADSFVSLLPDFLRSGTGLAIATSLFTGITTNFMSDGATVSAIGPITIPMATISGTNPWMIGFATAFASSFAHMLVIGTPNNAIAFALAKDPQTGEQLVTLSDFFKHGFVVLLLSFAVLWFWTFLGYWRWIGF; encoded by the coding sequence ATGTCCAGACTACTGTTGATAGACGACGAAGAGAAATTTCGGACATCGCTGTCACAGCGTCTCAAGTTGCGTGGTTACGACACTGTCGAACTTAGCAGCGGTGAGGATGCTGTGAAGCTTGTTCGCAGTGATAAAGATATTGATGTTGTCATACTGGATCGCAAGATGCCGGGCATGAGCGGTGAGGAAGTTTTGATGGAGCTGAAGCGTTTTCGTCCGGAACTTCAGGTCATAATGCTGACCGGTCACGGAAGCATTAAGTCGGCGATGGAGACCGGTCGACTCGATGCCTATCGGTATCTGGAGAAGCCTTATGAATTCGAGAAGCTCATCCAGACTATAGATGAAGCGCGCGAGGATAAGATCCAGGTGCTGGCAAAGCACGAAATACCGCAGAGTTCCAAAGGTTCCACCTGGGGCTGGCTGAAGGGATCGCACAATTCGCGGCCCGGGGTGATCATCCTTGGAATCGTTCTGTTTGCGGCAATCGTTCTTGCACCGGCACCGGACCGGATGATGCAATTGATATCATCGCCCAAGGTAGGTCAGACAAGCGATCCTATACTTGGCTATTCCGGCTATACGAAGATGCAAGTTGGTGAGAATATCGCCGAGTACTACGGTCGTACCAGCAAACTTGGCTCGACACGAGTCGACAGTCAAGGTGTCAAGGTCAGCGAACCGCTGACACCGTCCGGCGCCTCATTTCGGGCCAGAGTCATGCTCGGCACGCTCTTGGTTGCGGCATTATTCTGGGCAACCGGTGCAATCCCGATCGGCATCACCGCCCTGCTCGTGGGGGCGTTCATGTACTTCCTCGGTGTGATGAAACCGGACGATATCGCGAAAGCGTACTCCAAAGATGCCGTGATTTTCATATTCGGCGTATTGGCAATGTCAACCGCCATATCGAAGACAGGACTCGACAGGAGGATTGGGCTTCTGCTGCTCGGGCCTGCGAAAAATCTGAAATTGCTTTTGTTTCTGGTTCTCCCAATGTTCGGGATGGCCTGCTCATTTGTCTCCGAGCATGCGCTAATCGCTTTCATAATGCCGCTATTCATGATGGTGTATGCCACATGTGTGCGCGCTGCGGGAGCCAAACAGGATAAGGCGCTGGCAGTGATGTTCGTGCTTTCGCTCTGCTTTGTTGCCAATTGTGGCGGACCCGGTTCACCTGCTGCCGGCGGGCGCAATGCGGTCATGCTCGGAATTCTTACCGATTATGGTGTGGCTCCGTCATTCGGAGAATGGGTGCAGTATGGGCTGCCCTTCGTGCCGGTGATGGCTCTTGTGATAGGGACTTACTTCTTCCTCATTTTCCGGAAGAAACTGAAGGTCGGCAATCTCGATGTCTCCTCAGTGGTCAAACAGGCAGCCAAGAAGATCGGTCCGATGAACCAGAAAGAGTATATCACAGCATTCGCTCTCGTGGGCTTGATCATCCTGTGGATTACGGCCAGTGATAAGCTTGGCATGGGCGGACCGGTTATCCTGTGCCTTATCGTGCTGAACATACTGCGAGTCCTTCGTTGGCGCGATGTTGCCAGAATTCCCTGGGATGTCGTTGCGCTATATGCCAGTGCATGCGCCTTGGGACAGGGGCTGGCTGTTACCGGCGCCGCACTCTATCTTGCGGACAGCTTTGTCAGCCTGCTGCCGGACTTCCTGCGGAGCGGCACGGGACTCGCGATTGCAACAAGTTTATTCACCGGTATCACGACAAACTTCATGAGTGATGGTGCCACGGTTTCGGCAATCGGTCCGATTACGATTCCGATGGCGACAATATCCGGCACAAATCCATGGATGATCGGATTCGCCACGGCGTTTGCGTCCTCCTTTGCGCACATGCTCGTTATCGGCACCCCCAATAATGCTATCGCTTTCGCGCTTGCAAAGGATCCGCAAACTGGTGAGCAATTGGTGACGCTGTCTGATTTCTTTAAGCATGGATTCGTTGTTCTGCTATTGTCATTTGCCGTGCTCTGGTTCTGGACATTTCTCGGTTACTGGCGTTGGATCGGATTCTAG